A part of Pelecanus crispus isolate bPelCri1 chromosome 22, bPelCri1.pri, whole genome shotgun sequence genomic DNA contains:
- the IL6R gene encoding interleukin-6 receptor subunit alpha, producing the protein MARPPGPLLPAALLLLLLLLLAAAAGPGRPCGPAGLSWDTVLGRPGANVTLTCREGGPANVTVSWRVEEQGMAAGGGRSRRLAEGNTLFLRQLRYEDSGRYGCYAGGRPLRSLRLLVEDPPETPRVSCYRRSHDKDVLCEWPLRVKPSPGTRAMLWVKQRFVAENATEQRCRYFSKARKFVCRVKVPPGADDTKPLVVSTCVNNGAGGSAGEDRIITLSSVLKPDPPLNVTVEALEKAPQRLRVNWSYPSSWDPRFYWLRFQVRYRPEPAQTFMEVDQVTTTWLDIHDAWRGTRHVVQVRAQEEFGHGAWSEWSREAVGTPWTDPRDLTSEMGPFSSQFPMEDGTYGVTLPPELFGEDAADGAGAAIVEASTRSIASPYTFLVAGGSLLLGIALFVGIVVRYRQTWRTGRRQGAKPEGEGQHMLVPLGPPSPPLSETPLLLSPGPSAPGALHVTNLDYFFSGQ; encoded by the exons atggcgcggccgccggggccgctgctccccgccgcgctcctcctcctcctcctcctcctcctcgccgccgCTGCCGGTCCCGGGCGGCCCTGCGGCCCCGCGG GGCTCTCGTGGGACACAGTGCTGGGACGCCCGGGAGCAAACGTCACCTTGACCTGCCGGGAAGGGGGGCCGGCGAACGTCACCGTGTCCTGGCGGGTGGAGGAGCAGGGCATGGCAGCAGGGGGGGGCCGCAGTCGGCGGCTGGCAGAGGGCAACACGCTGTTCCTGCGGCAGCTGCGCTATGAGGACTCGGGGCGCTACGGCTGCTATGCGGGGGGCCGCCCACTGCGCTCCCTGCGGCTGCTGGTGGAAG ACCCCCCCGAAACTCCCCGGGTCTCCTGCTACCGGCGGAGCCACGACAAAGATGTCCTGTGCGAGTGGCCGCTGAGGGTGAAGCCGTCCCCAGGGACGCGGGCAATGCTCTGGGTGAAGCAGAG GTTCGTGGCTGAGAATGCCACGGAGCAGCGGTGCCGCTACTTCTCCAAGGCACGGAAGTTCGTTTGCCGGGTGAAGGTGCCACCCGGTGCCGACGACACCAAACCGCTCGTGGTGTCCACGTGCGTCAACAATGGTGCCGGCGGCTCGGCTGGCGAGGACAGGATCATCACCCTTAGCAGCGTCC TGAAGCCCGACCCACCCCTCAATGTGACGGTGGAGGCGCTGGAGAAGGCACCGCAGCGGCTACGGGTCAACTGGTCCTACCCCTCGTCCTGGGACCCCCGCTTCTACTGGCTGCGCTTCCAGGTCCGCTACCGCCCCGAGCCTGCCCAGACCTTCATGGAG GTGGACCAGGTGACGACGACATGGCTGGACATCCATGACGCTTGGCGGGGGACGCGGCATGTGGTGCAGGTGCGGGCGCAGGAGGAGTTCGGCCACGGTGCGTGGAGCGAGTGGAGCCGGGAGGCGGTGGGCACCCCCTGGACAG ACCCCAGGGACCTCACCTCTGAAATGGGACCCTTCAGCTCGCAG TTCCCCATGGAGGATGGCACGTACGGGGTCACACTGCCCCCTGAGCTCTTTGGGGAAGACGCTGCTGATGGTGCTGGTG CGGCCATTGTGGAAGCCAGCACTCGCTCCATAGCCTCCCCGTACACCTTCCTGGTGGCTGGGGGGAGCCTGCTCCTGGGCATCGCCCTCTTCGTTGGCATCGTGGTGAG gTACAGGCAGACGTGGCGGACGGGCAGGCGGCAGGGGGCCAAGCCGGAGGGCGAGGGGCAGCACATGCTGGTACCCctgggcccccccagccccccactcAGTGAAACCCCCCTGCTCTTGTCCCccggcccctcagcccccggGGCTCTCCACGTCACCAACTTGGACTATTTCTTCTCAGGGCAGTAG
- the SHE gene encoding LOW QUALITY PROTEIN: SH2 domain-containing adapter protein E (The sequence of the model RefSeq protein was modified relative to this genomic sequence to represent the inferred CDS: deleted 1 base in 1 codon), with the protein MAAKWFKEFPSNLKTVSERARPGSGSLGKSRKNSAAELGGCRAGPGGGKEGGGRLSRDNLQGLLQAATGKMRKNSRVEGGAPEGPPKTCGTYINRLIKVEAHEKNGKGYAGPLPTGLAAPEQDKGKTPKTETVIILEDYADPYDAKRTKGQREAERLGENDGYMEPYDAQQMITEIRRRGSKDPLVKAILLLDGPGEPGEGGGKPEPAKWPGGKEVAGKGPQLYDTPYEPGEGVAGGTPERRARAGDGRLPENDERPAGEYEQPWEWKKEQIVKALSVQFEGSEHPKEEVLWQHLRQKSWTPKMLKPAGAEHGEGERVDPALALEKQPWYHGAITRAEAESRLQACREAGYLVRTSETGSGKYSIALKTSQGCVHIIVAQTKDNKYTLSQASGVFASIPEVVHYYSTEKLPFKGAEHMALLHPVHCKLH; encoded by the exons ATGGCGGCCAAATGGTTCAAGGAGTTCCCCTCCAACCTGAAGACAGTTTCGGAGAGGGCTCGGCCGGGCAGCGGTAGCCTGGGCAAGAGCCGCAAGAATTCGGCCgctgagctggggggctgccgggctgGCCCGGGGGGAGGCAAGGAGGGGGGTGGCCGGCTGTCGCGGGACAACCTGCAGGGTCTGCTCCAGGCTGCCACCGGGAAGATGCGGAAGAACTCGCGAGTGGAGGGGGGTGCACCGGAGGGACCCCCCAAAACCTGCGGCACCTACATCAACCGCCTCATCAAGGTGGAGGCTCACGAGAAGAATGGGAAGGGGTACGCTGGGCCCCTGCCCACTGGCCTGGCTGCCCCTGAGCAGGACAAGGGGAAGACCCCCAAGACAGAGACG gtCATCATCCTGGAGGACTATGCCGACCCCTACGACGCCAAGCGCACCAAGGGGCAGAGGGAGGCCGAGCGCCTGGGGGAGAACGATGGCTATATGGAGCCCTATGATGCCCAGCAGATGATCACAG aaatcCGCCGTCGAGGCTCCAAGGACCCCCTGGTCAaagccatcctgctgctggaCGGTCCTGGcgagcctggggag gggggtggcaAGCCAGAGCCAGCCAAGTGGCCGGGGGGCAAGGAGGTGGCGGGGAAGGGGCCACAGCTCTATGACACCCCGTAcgagcctggggagggggtggccggggggACCCCAGAGCGCAGGGCAAGGGCCGGGGACGGGCGCCTGCCCGAGAATGACGAGCGCCCAGCGGGCGAGTACGAGCAGCCCTGGGAGTGGAAGAAGGAGCAGATCGTCAAAGCGCTGTCAG tCCAGTTCGAGGGCTCGGAGCATCCCAAGGAGGAGGTGCTGTGGCAGCACCTACGCCAGAAGAGCTGGACCCCCAAGATGCTGAAGCCAGCAGGCGCCGAGCATGGCGAGGGGGAGCGGGTGGACCCCGCCCTGGCACTGGAGAAGCAGCC CTGGTACCATGGGGCCATCACGCGGGCCGAGGCAGAGAGCCGGCTGCAAGCATGTCGGGAGGCCGGCTACCTGGTGCGCACCAGTGAGACCGGCAGCGGCAAGTACTCCATTGCGCTCAA GACCAGCCAGGGCTGCGTCCACATCATCGTGGCCCAGACCAAGGACAACAAGTACACGCTCAGCCAGGCCAGCGGGGTCTTCGCCAGCATCCCTGAGGTCGTGCACTACTACTCCACCGAGAAGCTGCCCTTCAAGGGGGCCGAGCACATGGCCCTGCTGCACCCCGTCCACTGCAAGCTGCATTAG